A region from the Vicia villosa cultivar HV-30 ecotype Madison, WI linkage group LG3, Vvil1.0, whole genome shotgun sequence genome encodes:
- the LOC131656531 gene encoding probable serine/threonine-protein kinase WNK11, with the protein MMPSVTTNPSDKDSEPFVETDPTGRYGRYDELLGSGAVKKVYRAFDQEEGIEVAWNQVKLRNFSKDPAMVDRLYSEVRLLRSMTNKNIIALYSVWRDEKHNTLNFITEVCTSGNLREYRKKHKHVSVRALKKWSKQILEGLNYLHVHDPCIIHRDLNCSNVFVNGNTGQVKIGDLGLAAIVGKNHSAHSVLGTPEFMAPELYEENYTEMVDIYSFGMCVLEMVTLEIPYSECDSVAKIYKKVSSGVRPQSLNKIKDAEVKAFIEKCLAQPRARPSAQELLKDPFFDVLDDDENDNDDYN; encoded by the exons CATCCGACAAAGATTCCGAACCATTTGTCGAAACCGATCCAACCGGAAGATATGGAAGATACGACGAACTCCTAGGGTCCGGCGCTGTGAAAAAAGTATACAGAGCATttgatcaagaagaaggaatagaAGTAGCTTGGAATCAAGTTAAGCTCAGAAACTTCAGCAAAGACCCTGCAATGGTGGATAGGCTTTACTCTGAAGTGAGGCTGCTTAGAAGCATGACAAATAAAAACATCATTGCTCTTTACAGTGTTTGGAGAGATGAGAAACATAACACTCTGAATTTCATTACTGAGGTTTGCACAAGTGGGAACTTGAGGGAGTATAGGAAGAAACATAAACATGTTTCTGTTAGGGCTTTGAAGAAGTGGTCTAAGCAGATTCTAGAAGGGTTGAATTATCTGCATGTTCATGATCCTTGTATCATTCATAGAGACCTCAATTGCAGCAATGTTTTTGTCAATGGAAATACTGGCCAG GTTAAGATTGGAGACTTAGGATTGGCAGCAATTGTGGGAAAGAACCATTCAGCACATTCAGTCTTAGGGACACCAGAATTTATGGCACCAGAACTATATGAAGAGAACTACACAGAAATGGTGGACATATACTCATTTGGAATGTGTGTATTAGAGATGGTGACACTAGAGATTCCATATAGTGAATGTGACAGTGTtgcaaagatatacaagaaggtTTCTTCAGGTGTGAGACCACAATCCTTAAACAAGATTAAAGATGCAGAGGTTAAGGCTTTCATTGAAAAATGTCTTGCTCAACCAAGGGCTAGACCTTCTGCTCAAGAATTGCTCAAGGATCCTTTCTTTGATGTTTTAGATGATGATGAAAATGATAATGATGATTATAACTAA